A stretch of Exiguobacterium sp. BMC-KP DNA encodes these proteins:
- a CDS encoding cation:proton antiporter regulatory subunit, with protein MDMREVDLPGIGRKFEGITTRGDKVVVIVHDDGRREMHHYDDDDFDESISSVTFNDAEARQMAGILGGLSYKPKDLEKIELAFDDLVIEWFKVGQDSKVNNRTIGELDVRNHYDISIIAVLKHDRSKSLNPGPDTRLEAGDTIVLSGERQNIRHITKALFSIEGGG; from the coding sequence ATGGATATGCGCGAAGTAGACTTACCAGGAATCGGACGGAAGTTTGAAGGCATCACAACACGAGGAGATAAGGTGGTCGTCATCGTCCACGACGACGGACGCCGAGAGATGCATCATTATGATGATGATGATTTTGATGAGAGCATCTCGAGTGTGACATTTAATGATGCAGAAGCACGTCAGATGGCAGGAATTCTCGGAGGATTATCCTATAAGCCGAAGGACCTTGAAAAGATTGAACTAGCGTTTGATGATCTCGTCATCGAGTGGTTCAAAGTCGGTCAAGATTCAAAAGTCAACAATCGGACGATTGGTGAACTCGATGTCCGTAACCATTACGATATTTCAATCATTGCGGTGCTTAAGCATGACCGTTCGAAGTCACTCAACCCGGGACCAGATACACGACTTGAAGCCGGTGATACGATCGTTCTGTCAGGAGAACGTCAAAACATCCGTCACATCACGAAAGCATTATTCTCAATCGAAGGAGGCGGATAA
- a CDS encoding zinc dependent phospholipase C family protein has translation MGSRLMHAYIGQRLITLLPELEPARFLLGTVAPDARYGDKEQAHYYTGELESGTRAIDYETFWGESTSWNQSFRCGYYVHLIADDIWLRGFYMSWLRQAIVTDSSIGSRYHNDFRRFNT, from the coding sequence ATGGGTTCACGGCTAATGCATGCTTACATCGGACAACGATTGATTACGTTACTTCCGGAACTAGAACCTGCTCGATTCCTTCTCGGAACAGTCGCGCCGGATGCCCGTTACGGCGACAAGGAGCAAGCCCACTATTATACGGGTGAATTAGAGAGTGGAACACGAGCAATTGATTACGAGACATTTTGGGGAGAATCAACTTCATGGAATCAATCATTTCGGTGTGGATATTACGTTCATCTGATAGCAGATGATATTTGGTTACGCGGTTTTTATATGAGTTGGTTACGGCAAGCGATCGTAACAGACTCCTCAATCGGTTCAAGATATCATAATGATTTCCGCAGGTTTAATACGTGA
- a CDS encoding Na+/H+ antiporter, translated as METLSLILLMLALILLTQVIGHYIRFIPTALIQIIAGTVAALLMSGFTIEVESEWFLLLFIAPLLYNDSSHFPREDLWRMRTAIFGNAIILVLLTTIVGGYFINWLIPVIPVAAAFALAAILSPTDPIAVNGIAKRVQIPEQILTLVRGESLINDASGLVAFSYAVAAVVTGYFSIQSATTEFFYMFFVGALIGLLISLAMNFLKVRLRRAGIEDVVFYALLQILTPFIIFFVAEEGFHASGVIAVVTGGILHALIKERTETFFAQEQTLTDNIWTMIAYTLNGIIFLLLGLTLPEATREIFADDAINNWRLMLYVIEIGSFILAIRLVWTMFFNWFDHRFFKKEDRDHRRPSFKQDLITTLVGVRGTITMVGVLSLPFLTESGEAFPERSLIIFLAAGVIIYTLVLATILLPVLNRGEAATPIPLDLNAQKQRMIRRAISEIKQVTDEENAVVAFDLLNEYHVMLRLLRAQEKSQEELDQFNDQLKALRLEAVQWEKEESKRFVAEHKVPDLLKKDVFRSIENRRKAIGKDSRFQIVQPIRKLWWKRKRSNMSSDALIQMTQVEHELYEKVMGTVIERLENCRTSYPPDVVQSVLEFYKRLRFKHTRWSSPIGGKDVDQQKEELCLKAIEVQRLEIANMSKEGDLSNEEEKELRRFIHYIESVVLYEYVE; from the coding sequence ATGGAAACACTATCACTTATTTTATTGATGCTTGCGCTCATCCTACTGACGCAAGTCATCGGACATTACATTCGTTTCATCCCAACGGCTTTGATTCAAATTATTGCCGGAACCGTTGCCGCTCTTCTAATGAGTGGCTTTACAATCGAGGTCGAATCCGAGTGGTTCCTCCTATTATTCATTGCGCCATTGCTTTATAACGATAGCTCTCATTTTCCGCGTGAAGATTTATGGCGGATGCGAACAGCAATCTTCGGTAATGCGATCATCCTCGTCTTGTTGACGACAATCGTCGGAGGATACTTCATCAATTGGTTGATTCCGGTCATTCCAGTAGCTGCTGCGTTTGCCTTAGCAGCGATTTTATCACCGACGGATCCGATTGCCGTCAATGGGATTGCAAAACGCGTCCAGATTCCAGAACAGATTTTAACACTCGTTCGCGGAGAATCGCTGATCAATGATGCATCGGGATTAGTTGCGTTCAGTTACGCCGTTGCTGCTGTCGTCACAGGTTATTTCTCGATTCAGAGTGCGACGACAGAGTTCTTTTATATGTTCTTCGTTGGAGCGTTGATCGGATTGTTAATTTCGCTCGCGATGAACTTTCTCAAGGTTCGCTTGCGTCGAGCGGGTATTGAAGATGTCGTCTTCTACGCTTTACTGCAAATCTTGACACCATTTATCATCTTCTTCGTTGCTGAAGAAGGATTTCATGCGTCAGGCGTCATTGCCGTCGTCACAGGTGGTATCTTACACGCCTTGATCAAAGAGCGAACCGAAACGTTCTTTGCACAAGAGCAAACATTGACGGATAACATTTGGACGATGATCGCCTATACCTTAAACGGGATCATCTTCTTGTTACTTGGTTTGACATTGCCTGAAGCAACTCGGGAAATTTTTGCAGATGATGCCATCAACAATTGGCGTCTGATGTTATACGTCATCGAGATTGGTTCGTTTATCCTCGCGATCCGCCTTGTTTGGACGATGTTCTTCAACTGGTTTGATCATCGCTTCTTCAAAAAAGAAGATCGTGATCACCGTCGACCATCGTTTAAACAAGATTTGATCACAACACTTGTCGGAGTACGTGGAACGATCACGATGGTCGGTGTCCTGTCGTTGCCATTTTTGACAGAGTCCGGCGAAGCCTTCCCGGAACGTTCGCTAATCATCTTCCTTGCGGCGGGCGTCATCATCTACACGCTCGTTCTTGCAACGATTCTCTTACCAGTCTTGAACCGTGGTGAGGCGGCAACACCGATCCCACTCGACTTGAATGCTCAAAAACAGCGGATGATTCGTCGTGCGATTTCGGAAATCAAACAAGTAACAGACGAAGAGAACGCAGTCGTTGCGTTCGATCTCCTCAATGAGTATCATGTAATGCTCCGGTTACTTCGTGCCCAAGAAAAAAGTCAGGAAGAGCTCGATCAATTCAATGACCAATTGAAAGCACTTCGTCTTGAAGCTGTCCAGTGGGAAAAAGAAGAATCAAAGCGTTTTGTCGCTGAACACAAGGTGCCTGATTTGCTGAAGAAGGATGTCTTCCGCTCAATCGAAAATCGTCGTAAGGCAATCGGCAAGGATTCGCGCTTCCAGATCGTTCAGCCGATTCGTAAATTGTGGTGGAAACGCAAACGATCAAACATGTCGTCTGATGCGTTGATTCAAATGACACAAGTCGAGCATGAACTGTATGAAAAGGTAATGGGCACAGTGATCGAACGCCTCGAGAATTGCCGCACGTCTTATCCACCAGACGTCGTTCAAAGTGTGCTCGAGTTCTATAAACGACTTCGCTTCAAACATACGCGTTGGTCGTCACCAATTGGTGGTAAGGATGTCGATCAGCAGAAGGAAGAGCTCTGCTTGAAAGCCATCGAAGTCCAGCGTCTTGAAATCGCCAATATGTCGAAAGAAGGGGATCTCTCGAACGAAGAGGAGAAGGAATTACGCCGCTTCATTCATTATATCGAGAGCGTTGTTCTCTACGAATACGTGGAATAA
- a CDS encoding AbrB/MazE/SpoVT family DNA-binding domain-containing protein, protein MELSKLTSKGQITIPKKIRQALQVEEGDRVAFIEEDGFVIMAKADLKQLHDLQDILSDETFKALIHKANHHL, encoded by the coding sequence ATGGAGCTATCAAAGTTAACGTCAAAAGGACAGATCACCATCCCTAAAAAAATTCGGCAAGCCTTGCAAGTAGAGGAAGGAGATCGCGTGGCATTCATTGAGGAGGACGGATTTGTCATCATGGCGAAAGCGGATTTGAAACAGCTGCATGACCTTCAAGATATATTGAGTGATGAGACATTCAAAGCACTCATCCACAAAGCGAATCATCATTTGTAA
- a CDS encoding dihydrofolate reductase family protein: MSHSTTVLYIACSLDGKIARHDGSLDWLFAVAGDGDNGYQNFYEQIGAVIMGRKTYDDVLKLSETYPYADIPSYVYSRTPRTSESVTFTDEPLDQLLKRITPTIEGKVWLVGGGELIQEALRLQCVSSIELAIAPVILGTGIPLFPEGTVETKLRLKDSRQSGQFLMATYDVLN; encoded by the coding sequence ATGTCTCACTCTACGACCGTACTCTATATCGCTTGCAGTCTTGATGGGAAAATTGCCAGACATGATGGTTCCCTTGACTGGTTATTTGCTGTTGCTGGAGACGGGGACAATGGCTATCAAAATTTTTATGAACAGATTGGCGCCGTCATCATGGGTCGGAAAACGTATGATGACGTCTTGAAACTCAGCGAGACGTATCCATATGCAGATATCCCGAGTTATGTATACAGTCGAACTCCACGAACGTCCGAGTCTGTGACCTTCACCGATGAACCGCTTGATCAATTACTCAAGCGAATCACACCGACAATTGAAGGAAAAGTCTGGCTCGTCGGTGGCGGCGAATTGATTCAAGAAGCGCTACGATTACAGTGCGTCAGTTCAATCGAACTCGCGATTGCCCCTGTCATTCTCGGAACGGGTATCCCGTTATTTCCAGAAGGAACTGTTGAGACGAAACTTCGCTTGAAGGACAGTCGTCAATCGGGACAATTCCTGATGGCGACATATGATGTCTTGAATTAA
- a CDS encoding GNAT family N-acetyltransferase produces the protein MLSTVDLYQALPVLETERLRLRSVRAGDAADIYAYTKDEETARYVSWHAHETLTDSEKFVEYILRQYEQGNPAPWAIEDKTSGRVIGTIDFIKVSFEQQQAELGYALSRDYWGKGLMPEAAARLVQYGFETLGLERIQARCFVANDGSARVMEKIGMTFEGVSRSALYVKDRFWDLKIYAITRSDYEGN, from the coding sequence ATGTTATCAACGGTTGATTTATATCAGGCATTACCTGTACTCGAAACAGAGCGGCTTCGTTTACGTTCGGTTCGCGCTGGAGATGCAGCAGATATCTATGCCTATACAAAAGATGAAGAGACAGCGCGGTATGTCAGTTGGCATGCCCACGAAACCCTCACAGATTCCGAGAAATTCGTCGAATATATTCTTCGACAATATGAACAAGGAAATCCAGCCCCTTGGGCAATCGAAGACAAAACAAGCGGTCGAGTTATCGGCACGATTGACTTCATTAAAGTCTCGTTTGAGCAACAGCAAGCAGAACTCGGTTATGCGTTGTCGCGCGACTACTGGGGGAAGGGTTTGATGCCGGAAGCAGCAGCGCGTCTCGTGCAGTATGGTTTTGAGACACTCGGACTCGAGCGTATTCAAGCTCGCTGTTTTGTTGCGAACGATGGATCAGCGCGTGTCATGGAAAAGATCGGTATGACGTTTGAAGGTGTCTCTCGGAGTGCTTTATACGTTAAAGATCGTTTCTGGGATTTAAAGATTTATGCGATCACGCGCAGTGATTACGAAGGGAATTAA
- a CDS encoding polysaccharide deacetylase family protein: MKRKWIIGGVALSLLLSGCGEKEVVEKKSVKPRETQQKRQISQQSYIEKTIQRAERYASQYDYARAIKVLKPLRTKETIQKSEEYEQAKQSLVTITKPVPHLFFHSLIADPKQAFDGDRKEAGYDDYMVTQQEFERILDALYKKGYVLLRPTDLAKDVQGKIVETPIRLPKGKQPLVLSQDDVNYYEYMEGDGFAKNLKVKDGKIVNTMVGKPDGAYDLVPIVDAFVQSHPDFSYKGAKGLLGITGYNGVLGYRSSYNQYGHNEKVETTRKQAKQTAVALNKDGWQFASHTYGHIWVGKESVSTIRADLKRYKQDVEPLIGKTTQLIYPYGSDVGDWHDYSGEKYRLLIDSGFRYFFNVDASQHAWKQVGPDYFRQARINVDGIRLRQAVAGKTNVLDPFFDAKEIFDSARPERK, encoded by the coding sequence ATGAAACGGAAATGGATCATTGGCGGTGTGGCGCTGAGTCTACTACTAAGTGGATGTGGAGAGAAAGAAGTCGTCGAGAAGAAGTCTGTAAAACCACGCGAGACACAGCAAAAAAGACAAATCTCACAACAGTCATACATAGAAAAGACAATACAGCGTGCTGAGCGTTACGCTTCTCAATACGATTATGCGCGAGCGATTAAGGTGTTAAAGCCTCTTCGGACAAAAGAGACAATTCAGAAGTCGGAAGAATATGAACAGGCGAAGCAGTCGCTTGTCACTATAACAAAACCAGTGCCACACCTCTTTTTCCATTCTTTGATTGCAGATCCAAAACAAGCATTCGACGGCGACCGGAAGGAAGCAGGATACGACGATTATATGGTGACGCAACAGGAATTCGAACGGATATTAGACGCTTTATACAAAAAAGGCTATGTGCTTTTACGACCGACGGATTTAGCAAAAGACGTGCAAGGCAAAATCGTTGAGACGCCGATTCGTTTACCGAAAGGAAAACAGCCACTCGTACTGTCGCAGGATGACGTCAATTATTACGAATACATGGAAGGGGATGGATTTGCGAAGAATTTAAAAGTGAAGGACGGCAAAATTGTCAATACGATGGTCGGAAAGCCCGATGGTGCCTATGATCTCGTACCAATCGTTGACGCGTTCGTCCAGTCCCATCCTGACTTTTCGTATAAAGGCGCGAAAGGGTTGCTCGGAATCACAGGCTATAACGGAGTGCTCGGGTATCGTTCTTCTTACAACCAATACGGGCACAATGAAAAGGTCGAAACGACACGAAAACAAGCGAAGCAGACAGCCGTCGCATTAAACAAGGACGGCTGGCAGTTCGCGAGTCATACGTACGGACATATCTGGGTCGGAAAAGAGTCAGTTTCTACGATCCGTGCGGATTTAAAACGCTATAAACAGGACGTAGAACCATTGATCGGAAAAACAACGCAACTGATTTATCCATATGGCAGTGATGTCGGGGATTGGCATGATTATTCGGGTGAGAAATATCGTTTACTCATCGATAGTGGTTTCCGTTATTTCTTCAATGTTGATGCGAGTCAACATGCGTGGAAACAAGTTGGTCCCGACTACTTCCGCCAAGCTCGGATCAATGTTGACGGGATTCGTTTACGTCAAGCCGTTGCTGGAAAGACGAACGTACTCGATCCGTTCTTTGATGCGAAAGAAATTTTTGATTCAGCACGGCCAGAACGGAAGTGA
- a CDS encoding NUDIX hydrolase, whose translation MNVITFGQKDKNQRYITRPAVYAIVIDTQINKIAIIQKSDGKLFLPGGGIEAHETHEECLTREVLEETGMEIEISNFIGQASQYFYSQNETTYYLNEGYFYHCHAGQSIHDPIEDDHQLIWIDPVSAIEGLFHAHQRWAVQKTLQLI comes from the coding sequence ATGAACGTCATCACCTTTGGTCAAAAAGATAAGAATCAACGCTACATAACAAGACCAGCTGTTTATGCTATCGTGATCGACACTCAAATCAATAAAATCGCCATCATTCAAAAAAGTGACGGCAAACTCTTTCTTCCAGGTGGCGGAATCGAGGCACATGAAACACATGAAGAATGTCTTACAAGAGAGGTACTAGAAGAAACCGGAATGGAGATCGAAATCAGTAATTTCATCGGACAGGCAAGTCAATATTTCTATTCACAAAATGAAACGACGTATTACTTGAATGAAGGGTATTTCTATCATTGCCATGCTGGACAAAGCATACATGACCCCATCGAAGACGATCACCAATTAATATGGATTGACCCCGTTTCTGCGATAGAAGGCTTATTCCACGCACATCAACGCTGGGCAGTCCAAAAAACGCTACAGTTGATTTAA
- a CDS encoding MFS transporter yields MTSRERTLLSALGISQFGDFIYLVAINVYIYRLTGSASAVAVLWIISPVVSLVIKSFAGSWVDRSDLRRLLIQTDLLRAFLIGILPFLPLSMLYIDLIALAVIKAVVEPATLTYVATLVPQTDRISFNAYRSLITSGAFLIGPALAGGLLYIASADLAIWLNAISFLVSAVLLMRLPHFSASIERGMKLQDVLSDWRLVYQFSKDARYMTGLYILAMLMMIATLALDTQEVVFLQRSIGLSETDYGLLMSLTGIGSVTGSWFVARYAKTLSVRTLLTIGYTFVAIGYMLYAVADSFSIVCTGFLLLGCFHAFAGTGFLTFQQTNIPLHLMGRFTSLYGVGVSLLQIIAIVSIGLLGDIWSIRFSTILFAGLLVIVTICFLGMVLLPRKQRYFTTEEVKEEQHA; encoded by the coding sequence ATGACTTCTCGGGAACGGACTCTCTTAAGTGCGCTTGGTATTTCGCAGTTCGGCGACTTCATTTATCTCGTTGCGATCAACGTCTATATTTATCGCTTGACTGGCTCCGCATCCGCTGTCGCTGTGCTTTGGATCATCAGCCCTGTCGTCTCCCTCGTTATCAAGTCGTTCGCTGGTAGCTGGGTCGACCGCTCCGACTTACGCCGCCTGTTGATTCAGACTGATTTATTGCGTGCTTTTTTAATCGGTATTTTGCCGTTTCTACCGTTATCGATGCTTTACATCGACTTGATTGCCTTAGCTGTCATCAAAGCAGTCGTCGAACCCGCTACCTTAACCTACGTCGCGACGCTTGTTCCGCAAACAGACCGGATATCTTTTAATGCCTATCGTAGTCTGATCACGTCAGGTGCCTTTTTGATTGGTCCGGCTCTCGCTGGTGGACTGCTTTATATTGCATCTGCTGACCTTGCCATTTGGCTCAACGCAATCTCGTTTCTCGTGTCAGCTGTTCTGTTGATGCGGCTGCCGCATTTTTCCGCTTCAATTGAACGAGGGATGAAGCTGCAAGACGTCCTGTCCGATTGGCGGCTTGTCTACCAGTTCAGTAAAGACGCGCGTTATATGACCGGACTGTATATCCTCGCGATGCTGATGATGATTGCGACACTTGCACTCGATACACAGGAAGTCGTCTTTTTACAGCGAAGCATCGGTTTATCAGAAACCGACTACGGTTTGTTGATGAGTTTGACAGGGATCGGTTCTGTTACCGGTAGCTGGTTCGTCGCCCGTTATGCCAAAACGCTCTCCGTTCGAACATTATTAACGATTGGATATACGTTTGTCGCTATCGGTTACATGCTGTACGCAGTTGCAGATTCGTTTTCAATCGTCTGCACCGGTTTCCTGTTGCTCGGATGTTTTCACGCATTCGCAGGTACCGGTTTTCTGACCTTCCAACAGACGAACATTCCGCTTCACTTGATGGGACGCTTTACAAGTCTATACGGTGTCGGTGTCAGTCTGCTACAAATTATAGCGATTGTCAGTATCGGTCTACTCGGTGATATTTGGTCGATTCGCTTTAGTACAATCCTATTTGCTGGTCTCCTCGTGATCGTGACGATCTGCTTTCTTGGAATGGTTCTCCTCCCGAGAAAACAACGGTATTTCACAACGGAAGAAGTCAAAGAAGAACAACATGCTTAA
- a CDS encoding NAD-dependent succinate-semialdehyde dehydrogenase: MIEKNLINGEWYDTTETIPVYDPATKTLLGHVPASSAEDAQRSVDAASEAFVKWSNETADTRANLVDAWYRLINEHREELARIMTTEQGKPYIEALGEVDYGNQYVRWYAEEARRIYGETIPASVPGKRLFVEKEPVGVVAAITPWNFPAAMITRKLAPALAAGCTIVLKPSEETPFTALRLVELAEEAGIPKGVINVLTGDAATISGVWQADSRVRKITFTGSTAVGKLIMRQAADTMKKLSLELGGHAPFIVTENADLDKAVEGAMRSKFRNGGQACVATNRFYVQASVLDEFTEKFTAAVKQLQVGNGMDADSTVGPLINAKAVAKVKAHIDDAVAKGATILTGGTIDESVGHFVTPTVLANVTEDMLCMQEETFGPLAPISVFETLDEVIERANNTPYGLAAYAFSERIDEALLLGKRLEYGIVGLNDGAPSAAQAPFGGYKESGLGREGGVYGIEDYLEVKYLSLG, translated from the coding sequence ATGATTGAAAAGAACTTAATTAATGGTGAATGGTACGACACAACAGAAACGATTCCGGTCTATGACCCAGCAACAAAAACGTTGCTTGGACATGTTCCGGCCAGCTCAGCGGAAGACGCACAGCGTTCTGTTGACGCAGCGAGCGAGGCATTTGTGAAGTGGTCAAACGAAACAGCAGATACACGAGCGAACTTGGTTGACGCGTGGTATCGCTTGATCAACGAACATCGTGAGGAACTCGCACGGATCATGACGACGGAACAAGGGAAACCGTACATCGAAGCACTCGGCGAAGTTGATTACGGTAATCAATACGTGCGTTGGTACGCAGAAGAAGCACGCCGGATTTACGGTGAAACGATTCCTGCTTCTGTTCCGGGGAAACGACTCTTCGTCGAGAAAGAACCAGTCGGTGTCGTCGCAGCAATCACACCATGGAACTTCCCAGCAGCGATGATCACACGTAAACTTGCACCGGCTCTTGCAGCGGGTTGTACGATCGTCCTTAAACCGTCGGAAGAGACACCGTTCACGGCACTTCGCCTCGTTGAACTAGCAGAAGAAGCAGGTATCCCTAAAGGTGTCATCAACGTCCTAACAGGTGACGCGGCAACAATCAGTGGTGTGTGGCAAGCCGATTCCCGTGTTCGTAAAATCACGTTCACAGGTTCAACAGCCGTTGGGAAATTGATCATGCGTCAAGCAGCCGATACGATGAAAAAACTATCACTTGAACTCGGCGGTCATGCTCCATTCATCGTCACTGAAAACGCGGATCTCGACAAAGCCGTCGAAGGTGCGATGCGCTCGAAATTCCGCAACGGTGGTCAAGCCTGTGTCGCAACGAACCGTTTCTACGTGCAAGCGTCTGTTCTTGACGAGTTTACGGAAAAATTCACAGCTGCCGTCAAACAACTGCAAGTCGGTAACGGCATGGACGCTGATTCGACAGTTGGTCCATTGATCAATGCGAAAGCTGTCGCGAAAGTCAAAGCACATATCGATGATGCTGTCGCAAAAGGTGCAACAATCCTGACAGGTGGTACGATTGACGAATCAGTTGGTCATTTCGTCACACCAACCGTTCTTGCGAATGTCACAGAAGATATGCTCTGCATGCAGGAAGAAACGTTTGGTCCACTCGCACCAATCTCTGTCTTTGAGACACTCGATGAAGTCATCGAACGGGCGAACAACACACCATACGGACTTGCAGCTTACGCGTTCTCAGAACGCATCGATGAAGCGTTACTGCTCGGAAAACGACTCGAATACGGAATCGTTGGTCTAAACGATGGCGCGCCATCTGCTGCACAAGCTCCATTTGGTGGCTATAAAGAGAGTGGTCTTGGCCGTGAAGGTGGCGTCTACGGCATCGAAGATTATCTCGAAGTTAAATACTTGTCACTCGGTTAA
- a CDS encoding helix-turn-helix transcriptional regulator, whose translation MNIRQWRLVRYLNRGERVSARILAEEFDVSIRTIQRDMTVLEANGYPIYSEPGVAGGYRMLPHRNMPPLVLTNEETIVLFILLEWVGQIPDFPFGEIRQEVAERYANELPTMTEQQIVRWQKRFRFQAVDTPPSPQNPALLDLLESGQMGNILYETIKGQKSIVVDPIGLSFEHNRWYFYGRTDRGLRQFRVDRVLDVSLHDLPANDLNFSDLELNMTHVPMTTIKLEISPLGERLLEGVLPSQREHTWQIPTEELAFLGRQLMRLGPEVRVLEPQEFREQLIRQAEEMIAVQRSDKTFGQDR comes from the coding sequence ATGAATATAAGACAATGGCGGTTAGTCCGTTATTTAAATCGTGGAGAACGCGTCTCTGCCCGAATACTGGCAGAAGAGTTCGACGTGTCGATCCGGACGATCCAACGAGACATGACGGTGCTTGAAGCGAATGGTTATCCGATCTATAGTGAACCGGGTGTGGCGGGCGGGTACCGGATGCTACCGCACCGAAATATGCCACCGCTTGTCTTAACGAATGAAGAAACAATCGTCTTGTTCATTTTACTCGAATGGGTCGGGCAGATTCCTGATTTTCCATTTGGGGAAATCAGGCAGGAAGTCGCAGAACGCTATGCGAATGAGTTACCAACAATGACGGAACAACAGATTGTAAGGTGGCAAAAGCGTTTTCGCTTTCAAGCAGTGGATACACCACCGTCACCGCAAAATCCAGCGTTACTGGACCTGTTAGAGAGCGGACAGATGGGGAATATTCTCTATGAGACGATAAAAGGTCAAAAATCGATCGTAGTGGATCCAATCGGCTTATCGTTTGAACATAATCGTTGGTATTTTTATGGACGGACAGACCGTGGATTGCGTCAATTCCGTGTCGATCGAGTTCTAGACGTATCGCTTCATGACTTGCCAGCGAATGATTTGAACTTTTCTGACCTAGAACTGAACATGACGCACGTACCGATGACGACCATAAAACTAGAAATATCACCTTTAGGCGAGCGATTGCTAGAAGGAGTATTGCCTTCTCAAAGGGAACATACATGGCAAATTCCTACTGAGGAGCTCGCTTTTTTAGGACGACAATTGATGCGGCTCGGTCCGGAAGTTCGAGTCCTAGAACCACAGGAATTCCGAGAACAATTGATTCGTCAAGCAGAAGAAATGATTGCTGTGCAACGATCCGATAAGACGTTCGGACAGGATCGTTAA
- a CDS encoding cation:proton antiporter — MDHLIFEVGTALILVAIAALLANKLNFSIIPFLIILGMIVGPHAPTIGILDFKFIESAEFISFLGRIGVLFLLFYLGLEFSIGKLIRSGKSIVTSGTIYLSINFTGGLLYGFIAGFPLYEVLVIAGIITISSSAIVAKVLVDLRRTGNTETELILGIIMFEDIFLAVYLSVLSGLLLGGGTTLLASLTSILIALGYMLLFFIVARKATPLLNKMLKIASDEVFIIVVFASLFFIAGFSETIHVAEAIGALLLGLVFSETDQGERIEHLVVPFRDFFGAIFFFSFGLSIDPTMLLDAVWLALGAVVITIIGNYVAGMIAGRKAGLSHKASSNIGLTIVSRGEFSIIVANLGIAGGLMDILSPFSALYVLILAILGPLMTKESKRIYNVMNKIFKWTEPKEKKAKKNA; from the coding sequence ATGGATCATCTCATATTTGAAGTCGGTACCGCGCTTATCTTAGTGGCGATCGCGGCATTGCTCGCGAACAAACTTAACTTCTCGATCATTCCATTTTTAATCATTTTAGGAATGATTGTTGGACCGCACGCTCCGACAATCGGGATACTAGACTTCAAGTTCATTGAAAGTGCTGAGTTTATCAGTTTCCTCGGACGAATCGGCGTTCTGTTCCTCTTGTTCTATCTTGGACTCGAGTTCTCGATTGGTAAATTGATCCGATCTGGAAAATCAATCGTCACGAGTGGAACGATTTATCTATCAATTAACTTTACCGGGGGTCTCTTATACGGATTCATCGCCGGATTCCCACTGTATGAAGTGCTCGTCATCGCCGGAATTATCACGATCTCCTCGAGTGCGATTGTCGCAAAAGTCCTGGTCGACTTACGCCGGACTGGTAATACCGAGACCGAGCTGATTCTTGGGATCATCATGTTCGAGGACATCTTCCTCGCGGTCTACTTGTCGGTTTTATCCGGACTCCTTCTCGGTGGTGGGACAACATTGCTCGCGTCACTTACCTCAATTTTAATCGCCCTCGGCTATATGTTGCTGTTCTTCATCGTTGCTCGGAAAGCGACACCACTTTTAAACAAAATGCTGAAAATTGCTTCGGATGAAGTCTTCATCATCGTTGTTTTTGCATCTCTGTTCTTCATCGCTGGTTTTTCAGAAACGATCCATGTCGCAGAAGCAATTGGTGCCTTGTTACTCGGTCTCGTTTTCTCAGAAACCGATCAAGGCGAACGGATCGAACATCTCGTCGTACCGTTCCGTGATTTCTTCGGTGCCATCTTCTTCTTCAGTTTCGGATTAAGTATCGATCCGACGATGCTCCTTGACGCCGTCTGGCTCGCTCTCGGTGCCGTCGTCATCACGATCATCGGAAACTATGTTGCCGGTATGATTGCGGGCCGTAAAGCCGGATTATCGCATAAAGCATCTTCAAACATTGGCTTGACGATCGTCTCGCGTGGTGAGTTCTCGATCATCGTCGCGAATCTCGGAATCGCCGGTGGATTGATGGATATCTTGTCACCATTCTCGGCTCTGTATGTCTTAATTCTCGCAATCCTCGGACCATTGATGACGAAGGAATCAAAACGGATTTACAACGTCATGAATAAAATCTTCAAATGGACGGAACCGAAAGAGAAAAAGGCAAAGAAAAATGCATAA